ACACTAACAGCCCATTATCAATCCAACTACCATTATATTTGACCCTAATATGTATCAAAATGTTTCTTGTGATTTTGTTTCAAACAGATACAGAAGGTTTTTGGAATAGTCTCAATAAACTGATATAGTTTATTCAGATGTTTAAGGGCTGAAAATTGAATCAAAAGTAATAAACAGAATTGCActtaaaaaacattttcatatttaattatctCATTGTATATTTGTTTATAGAAAGATTTTTTGTCTTCCTTTTATCTCGTTAAACATGCTCTTAAccttcacaaaccattagagaTTGTTTGATATGtggttattttgatttaatccaTTATCACATCATCTTTCCTTTCAACAAttaaatcactcatttcatcaattaaatagtttttttaataaaatttaactattaaataaaataaatatattttagtaatttaacttaaataatccactttttcatcaaacaaaattcataatctggatgtttattttttaaataactccaAATCAACTGACCTTGTAATCTTTTGTCTATTAGTCAAGTGGGCTTGTCAATGAATACACTCTCCTATGTTAAGAACATCACTTTGCCATCTTTTATTGCTTTAAAAGAATCAACAATAGTTAGACATTTACTTTTTCCATGTTAAACTAATGAATTTCTAGCATTCAATTAGTCAGGTTATGCaatctcatatattttattttcaaagctTAACTTATTGTATGTTTGAACCATTAATAGGGCCAACTTCATTTGCACCGATTATTGATGCTGCCATTGACATCGTTGAGGGATGTAATTTTCGATATCATGTTCTTGTTATTATTGCAGATGGGCAGGTAAATGTGCTGATTTTTAGGGTAGAAAAGTCATTAATTTACATTAAGtaataaatcatatacaaaGTACATTATGGTCCAAGGCTCATacctaataaatatatagagctttaaaaattttggaaaaattattgTCCGAAGAAAAAGTAGATTCTTTAGGTTAAATATTTCAAGAATTATCTCTATCTCTCTTCATTGGAATTGGTGCATCTTATTTGCACTCAACACATTACTCCATTTATATTCAATCTTATTGTTTGTTGTCATTGCTTTACTTTTATTGTACTGATTGAACTTTATATATTCCACACactatgaaataatattattctactTTCACTCTCAAAAACTCAATCTTCTACAATAttctttgtatttaatatttaaaatgttatatttaaatacatagtaaggtaatttggtattttgatgGATGATAAGTTAAAGgatatttggattaaatccaaaAAAGCCTTCATCAAACAATGCCCGTGTATTTCTAACACTGAGTTGAGCATATAAGTTGTCTATCTTCTCAAGTCAATCACTAGCATAATTGGAATTTGAAAACTGTCAATAATTTACATGAACTAATATCTGTATATATAGACTACGAGTACATTATTGGCATAGACCCGAATCTAATAAACCTACTAATACACAATCAAAAAATTAGACAAGAAAGGGTTTCACTTGATTTCCAATAATCTTTGTAATTTTAATCAGGTAACTCATAATCCCGACACACCATCTGGGAGACTCAGTTCACAAGAGAATGCAACTATTAACTCTATAGTCACTGCAAGGTACAAAGATATAATATACCATTATGAGAGATTGTGAGATTACCACTTAATATCCTTATAAACTGTTGACATTTGGTGAACAGTCAATACCCTCTTTCAATTATCTTGGTTGGTGTTGGGGATGGACCATGGGATACAATGAAAAGGTTTGATGATAACATTCCACAGAGAGTATTTGACAATTTCCAGGTACTCGATCTTGACTATTTGACCTCTTTTAGTTTTGATTTATCATCTTTCCCATCtagtttatgataaaaaaaaatatataattttgttaggtTTATCAAAATTACAATGAGTGTAAAATTATGTggatcatgataaaaaaaaataatctaatataccaaatgaagcaaaatcacactataatctgGATAATGATACAAAAGGTAATctgtataccaaatgaaaatgTCACACTATATTGTAGCTTATTATCTTCAACTAATTAGTCTGTTTTAGTCTAGCCCTTGTAACTAATTAACTGTTACGAATAAAAGGATTTCAGAATTTCTGCCTCTCCAATAGTTGGAGACAACTATATATAGATaagaaaccctaaaccctaatgtGGGCCTTAATGTATATGTgccttaatatatatttaacacatATTAAGCaccttaaaatataaatactataCAATATTGACCCATTATTCTTAAACATTAACCCGCCTTCATTTTGGTTTGGAGTCCTCCAAATAAGCCTATTTGGATTGAGTGGTAAAACTTTGTTGATTTTCTGTCTACAAAATCTGCCATTTTTTGACATCTATTGATCCATAAAGAAAGATAAAAGCtggcattttttttatatacaaataatattctttataatcTGATTGTCTGCAGTTTGTCAACTTCACTAAAATAATGTCAGAGAATTCCAACACGGTAAAGAAGGAAACATCCTTTGCCCTTGCTGCACTTATGGAAATTCCATTTCAGTACAAAGCAACCCAAAGCCATCAGTACACAAAGTAAGACTGGAGATAGGCATATACGTTCTTTAGTTTATGcctaaaataattcaattaaatatataatatcttctTTAATACAATGGAAGTGCTGGAGTTCAATGGAAGAAGCCAATACCTCCACCTCATGAAGTGATTAAACATGACAATGCTGTTTCTAAAGCAACCCGTCCAACAAGTTCGGAACAAACACCAACCTTACAAGTAAGAAAACCTTGTCTTTTTCACTAACATGCCAAAACTCAAAGTTCAATACCCTTTTTTTCTTATGTTTTCTTAGGGAAAACTTCATTAAAGAGATTTTATTGATTAAGAGGACTTGATTTGCTCAATGGTAGAGCACAAGGTTCATGATCATAATATCGTGGGTTCGAACCATCATGAACCTTTTAAACAAAAAGGAAATTGTATTGACGGATGTAATAACAACAAAATTGTCCCCCACTTAAAAAAAACTCCCAACTACCTAAAAGAACCTGAGTATACAAGGACAAACCTCATTGTATTGAGCAGGATTTAATcaagataaaagaagaaaaaatgtatattcCTAAAACtatattgataattttctttctatttatttaCAAGGTCTGCccaatttgtttgataaatccAAAGGACATGGCGTTTGGCTGCGGTCATTTGGTAAGCATTACAATTTATGATATGCCGAATATGTTTATACACAATATCAGTCAATATCTTCTCAATATATTGACCCACTTATTGATTTCCAAAAGACCTAATAGTTAGTTTTTATCCTAGATTTGTGCTTTAAAATGTTTTCAACAaggattttattttttgataaattgatGAAAAATAAGAGATTTTCATATGTGGAAAATCAAGAAGGCTTTTCTGATACACAATATAGATTAGACTATGGTTTTGAAGGGTAGAATTGTAAAACTGTGCTTTTTTTTAGCAGTTTTGCTATCAAATTGCTAAAGGCACAACCAACCAGAGTAACTGCTTCTGCAATCTATAAATACATGTTGATATTCCTAAAATTCTAGTTTTGTTGTTTTTTGTAGAGTTGCCGTTATTGTGGTGAGACAATTTCATCTTGTCCTATGTGCCGGAAGCCAATTACTACTCGAATAAGACTATATTCCTGAAAGAGAAGGATTAGTCCTGAATTCAATTGTGAAAAAAGGGTCAGAATTTATGCTAAGTTAGTGCATGTGTGTTTGTGTAATTTAATGTACACaataaatattgtaagttgGAGAATATGAATTCTTACAGTAACTTGTCCAAGAATCACATAAAGTACATATGATTTGGATTGTATTTCTGAATAAATTTGCATTTAATGGTTGGTTGCAAAAAATCCTCTTCATTTTATTAATCCCTATATTTTGGGTGAGCTCAAAACCTAAGGTATAAACCAACAAAACTATTCCTTACAAGTAATAATGAAAGACATCAAGGTAAATCTTATTATTCGTGTATACAGGTAAGCAGCCCACAATGGACTTAGTTTGATtctgaaatattaaaatttcaaaaaaatttaaagatcttcaatgGCGGATTTTTATTCTGGATTGATTTAGGATTTGAGGGTGGATTTTGCTTTCAGTTTGCCCAGAGTTTATAGCCTCTTTCAAGTGACCTTAATTTAGTGAAAAGAACATTAATGGTATTTTGTTTGATCTTCGATTAGTTGTCCGTATtcctttgatttttcaaagatggaagtTGTGCTTATCATATTTGTCGTCGCGAGAAAGAAGACAAATCAGGCGAAGGGACATCGTTATGGACCAAAGCACGGACGCTTGGGAGTTTCGTCTGCGTTTCGTCTACGCTTGAACGTTCCATCGCGTCTGTGCTAACGGTGTTGAGGCGCGCGTTAGAAGTTCCGCTGATTCGTGAACACGCATCTCTTTTGTTGCAGTGGGCAACGTGGCTGAATGTTAGGCGTTGAATGATAATCCAACGCTCATTCTATGACAGATGACAGTGAGGTCTGTTGCACCAATCTCTTATCTTC
This is a stretch of genomic DNA from Impatiens glandulifera chromosome 4, dImpGla2.1, whole genome shotgun sequence. It encodes these proteins:
- the LOC124936223 gene encoding E3 ubiquitin-protein ligase RGLG3 isoform X2 translates to MQRTNFIADNFNSLEEVATALRESGLESSNLILGIDFTKSNEWTGKRSFHRKSLHAIGNTPNPYEQAISIIGRTLSPFDEDNLIPCFGFGDGTTHDELVFSFYPDRRVCCGFEEVLARYREIVPFIQLSGPTSFAPIIDAAIDIVEGCNFRYHVLVIIADGQVTHNPDTPSGRLSSQENATINSIVTASQYPLSIILVGVGDGPWDTMKRFDDNIPQRVFDNFQFVNFTKIMSENSNTVKKETSFALAALMEIPFQYKATQSHQYTNAGVQWKKPIPPPHEVIKHDNAVSKATRPTSSEQTPTLQSCRYCGETISSCPMCRKPITTRIRLYS
- the LOC124936223 gene encoding E3 ubiquitin-protein ligase RGLG3 isoform X1, coding for MQRTNFIADNFNSLEEVATALRESGLESSNLILGIDFTKSNEWTGKRSFHRKSLHAIGNTPNPYEQAISIIGRTLSPFDEDNLIPCFGFGDGTTHDELVFSFYPDRRVCCGFEEVLARYREIVPFIQLSGPTSFAPIIDAAIDIVEGCNFRYHVLVIIADGQVTHNPDTPSGRLSSQENATINSIVTASQYPLSIILVGVGDGPWDTMKRFDDNIPQRVFDNFQFVNFTKIMSENSNTVKKETSFALAALMEIPFQYKATQSHQYTNAGVQWKKPIPPPHEVIKHDNAVSKATRPTSSEQTPTLQVCPICLINPKDMAFGCGHLSCRYCGETISSCPMCRKPITTRIRLYS